In one Papilio machaon chromosome 15, ilPapMach1.1, whole genome shotgun sequence genomic region, the following are encoded:
- the LOC106710241 gene encoding guided entry of tail-anchored proteins factor 1, translating to MLEVVNGFLLVYFLVLCTISALVPTIVKPIVACFSGASHEERSAWAELLKLKEIQKGISMKDEFAAYSKLQRKINKLESELKENRSSRMSKSLAIIGSVHIVLQVVVAVFILISVIWFRREPIVALKGDLFPLSTVLRYPSDMPNAISTHVWVLITNLSVRTLLKPILS from the exons ATGTTAGAAGTTGTAAATGGATTCCtacttgtttactttttagtttTGTGCACAATCAGCGCCCTAGTCCCGACTATAGTAAAACct atTGTAGCATGTTTTTCGGGTGCATCACATGAAGAACGATCGGCGTGGgcagaattattaaaactaaaagagATACAAAAAGGTATATCAATGAAAGATGAGTTTGCAGCATATTCAAAATTGCAACGTAAAATCAATAAACTGGAATCTGAATTGAAGGAAAACCGATCTTCACGGATGAGTAAGAGTTTGGCTATAATTGGATCAGTTCACATTGTGTTACAGGTAGTTGTtgctgtatttattttgatatcagTAATTTGGTTTAGAAGAGAGCCTATAGTAGCATTGAAAGGAGACCTTTTCCCTCTCTCTACTGTACTCCGATACCCTAGTGATATGCCAAATGCTATTTCTACTCATGTGTGGGTTTTGATAACAAATTTGTCTGTTAGAACATTATTGAAACCAATTTTAagctaa